A single window of Watersipora subatra chromosome 11, tzWatSuba1.1, whole genome shotgun sequence DNA harbors:
- the LOC137408879 gene encoding uncharacterized protein: protein MKSTIGAEDKKPTSCDVEKQQEAVDDATKPGSRSIPYRFQVAYQSYAATSPWKSDYVASVLSAICCFGPFSITGLVHLLSAEMEYRLGNTDIAHNKRRQARVLTSLSWLMGLLIIGAVIITTWQATFIGQLVQPNSALGYSSTMRVNSDALALQFKKHQDTYVPELQNEIDAEDKARRSHRYPAELENDVVREHIEATSKTYVAELQYDMAKTNPTTKSMPHKTRKGKI, encoded by the exons ATGAAGTCTACAATTGGTGCTGAAGACAAGAAACCGACGAGCTGTGATGTGGAAAAGCAACAAGAAGCTGTTGATGATGCAACTAAGCCTGGTAGCAGATCGATTCCATATCGATTCCAAGTG GCATATCAAAGTTATGCAGCAACAAGTCCCTGGAAGAGTGATTATGTAGCCTCTGTACTATCTGCAATATGTTGCTTTGGTCCATTCAGCATTACTGGCCTAGTGCACTTATTGTCAGCAGAAATGGAATATCGACTAGGGAACACGGATATTGCGCACAACAAGAGGAGACAAGCGCGAGTGTTGACTAGCCTATCATGGTTAATGGGACTATTGATTATAGGGGCGGTTATAATAACGACATGGCAAGCGACATTCATAGGACAGTTGGTGCAGCCAAATTCTGCTTTGGGTTATTCGTCAACTATGAGAGTGAATTCAGATGCGTTAGCATTACAGTTCAAGAAACATCAAGACACTTATGTGCCAGAGTTACAGAATGAAATCGATGCGGAGGATAAAGCTCGAAGGAGCCACAGATACCCAGCCGAACTAGAAAACGACGTTGTAAGGGAACACATTGAAGCGACCAGTAAAACCTATGTAGCCGAACTCCAATATGACATGGCGAAGACCAACCCTACAACGAAATCAATGCCACACAAAACCAGAAAGGGCAAAATATGA
- the LOC137408874 gene encoding uncharacterized protein: MKPVTTGDKEHVVKVGEEIDKAKNETPISIIPIEKEPEKLAMPTITQERIEKAKWTGHHVLSVLATICCFGPCSVIGLAQFLTAKNDYNNGNVREGLKKKRQAKIWTWLALTIGVITVVAFLTYLGLCAHKYVYASEDLQKNEDVQQKLKELIDERVGAEMAQQKAQAEKLQENEMTTKDEKQANRKGKNRKDRRRNGKNRSNNRYRSNWDQTSSTPAWLDMTSTSYPRRRFGFRTPPLLYYYLFNLPSFSDYPATEMTQNWRSTRPSKGAGRFRQWSSTTWTPITTGMRDWQTWNIEGSTGETTLAFEETNTASGTPTTDFTTESTAKFPSETSDMSTTFEMPTSQSSIGQLDERTTWSEFFTWRNDGWRNEQITSLSPVISSTGPASISSSTSSSSSSSSTSSSSSTSSSSTAPTSSSTSAPFSSTISQSTAHETARAANKIPTTTIADAPKFFELTNSPDVGNVQLAELLPEEESAQTNSTNTIEQKVTGTPAENKPNPPPASDIIIEVMPQKNETGSN; this comes from the exons ATGAAGCCAGTGACTACGGGAGACAAGGAGCATGTGGTAAAGGTGGGTGAAGAAATTGATAAGGCAAAAAATGAAACCCCTATATCGATAATCCCGATAGAGAAAGAACCGGAGAAGTTGGCTATGCCAACAATTACACAGGAG AGGATTGAAAAAGCCAAGTGGACTGGACATCATGTGCTGTCTGTGTTAGCCACGATCTGCTGTTTTGGTCCATGCAGTGTGATTGGACTGGCACAGTTTCTGACGGCCAAAAATGATTACAACAATGGGAATGTGAGAGAAGGGCTCAAGAAAAAGCGACAAGCAAAGATTTGGACTTGGCTTGCTCTTACCATCGGGGTTATCACTGTCGTTGCATTTTTAACCTACCTCGGTTTATGCGCTCATAAGTACGTGTACGCGAGTGAAGATCTGCAGAAAAATGAAGATGTTCAGCAGAAATTGAAGGAGTTGATCGATGAACGAGTCGGTGCAGAAATGGCACAACAAAAAGCACAAGCGGAGAAGCTTCAAGAAAATGAGATGACAACTAAAGATGAAAAGCAAGCAAATAGAAAAGGTAAGAACCGAAAGGACAGGAGAAGAAATGGCAAAAATCGTAGCAATAACCGATACCGCAGCAACTGGGATCAAACAAGTTCTACTCCTGCATGGCTTGATATGACAAGCACATCCTATCCACGCAGAAGATTTGGGTTTCGCACACCACCACTATTGTATTACTATCTGTTCAATCTACCATCATTCAGTGACTACCCTGCAACAGAAATGACCCAAAACTGGCGATCAACTAGACCAAGCAAAGGTGCAGGTAGATTTCGGCAGTGGAGTTCCACAACATGGACACCAATAACAACTGGGATGAGAGACTGGCAAACATGGAATATCGAAGGAAGCACTGGTGAGACGACACTTGCATTTGAGGAAACCAATACCGCATCAGGTACACCAACTACCGATTTCACGACGGAATCAACAGCCAAATTCCCTTCTGAGACCTCAGACATGTCTACCACTTTTGAAATGCCAACCAGTCAAAGCAGTATCGGGCAGCTGGATGAGAGGACAACTTGGAGTGAATTTTTTACATGGCGTAATGATGGGTGGCGTAATGAACAAATTACTTCACTTAGTCCAGTAATCTCTAGCACTGGCCCTGCAAGCATATCCAGTTCGACTAGCTCCTCCAGTTCCTCCAGCTCAACCAGCTCCTCCAGTTCGACCAGCTCAAGTTCAACAGCACCAACTAGCTCTTCAACCAGTGCTCCGTTTTCAAGCACAATTTCACAAAGCACTGCTCATGAAACTGCTAGAGCAGCAAATAAAATCCCTACAACCACTATCGCAGATGCTCCAAAGTTTTTTGAACTAACAAACTCACCCGATGTCGGAAATGTACAACTTGCTGAACTGCTGCCAGAAGAAGAGAGCGCGCAAACTAATTCCACTAATACTATTGAGCAAAAGGTGACAGGAACACCTGCTGAGAATAAACCAAACCCTCCCCCTGCCAGCGACATCATTATTGAAGTCATGCCGCAAAAGAATGAAACCGGAAGCAATTAA